A stretch of DNA from Fastidiosipila sp.:
TTCGGTGCCTCTTCTTGCAGGGACCAGGATCGGCCGTAACTGGGGGGATTTGAAATAGCATGTTTGTAATCGGTATTACGGGAGGCATTGGATCAGGGAAGAGCACCGTCGCTTCCATTGTGCGTGCTGCCGGGATTCCGGTCATCGATGCTGACGTGATCGCCCATGAACTTACGGAGGTTGCCGGTGAAACGACCGGGAGGATTGCGGCCGCCCTCGGCAGCGATTTGCTGGATGCCGGGGGAGCGCTCAACCGGAAACGTGTGGCTGCACTTGCTTTTTCAAACAAACCTTTCCTGGACAAGCTGAGTGCCATCATCCACCAGGATGTGATCCGAGCCATGGATGAAAGACTGGAAGAAGCCCGTCAGAAAGGAATCAAGGCCATCGCCCTCGATGTGCCCATTCCGGTCGAGCGGGGTTTTCTCGATGTCTGTGATCAGGTCTGGGCGGTCACAGCGGATGAGGAGACCCGCCTCAAGAGGCTTGAACGTCGGGGTATGGA
This window harbors:
- a CDS encoding dephospho-CoA kinase, giving the protein MFVIGITGGIGSGKSTVASIVRAAGIPVIDADVIAHELTEVAGETTGRIAAALGSDLLDAGGALNRKRVAALAFSNKPFLDKLSAIIHQDVIRAMDERLEEARQKGIKAIALDVPIPVERGFLDVCDQVWAVTADEETRLKRLERRGMDAVEAGRRMKVQMTRQEYRELATHEIDNNGSLAALEESVLLLLGKELGQRGIPVPGLSARQG